One Heptranchias perlo isolate sHepPer1 chromosome 39, sHepPer1.hap1, whole genome shotgun sequence DNA segment encodes these proteins:
- the LOC137304902 gene encoding histone H1-like, with protein MGWGDPAGDPSRGKKARKRRSPPRARQAGGRASATLAGQIMEAVASSKERRGLSLVAVKKVLSAAGFDVSKNNSRVNQTVRSLVTSGSLLQTAGTGANGSFKVNRRRYVKTKSRLAAGRRRAASRGRYQRKAAAAKRSRRKRSPARKSKPRIQRKNGRAGGGPGQRRVRIKGGGGVRKAVRRGVGRPRRAAKELPPADGQLRKQEAQQYPSDETAKADNREGGIRAETI; from the coding sequence ATGGGCTGGGGCGATCCGGCCGGAGACCCCTCCCGAGGCAAGAAggcgaggaagaggaggagcccgCCCCGGGCGCGGCAGGCGGGCGGGCGCGCCTCCGCCACCCTGGCCGGTCAGATCATGGAGGCGGTGGCGTCTTCCAAGGAGCGCCGCGGCCTGTCGCTGGTCGCCGTCAAGAAGGTGCTGTCGGCCGCCGGCTTCGACGTGTCCAAGAACAACTCGCGGGTGAACCAGACGGTGAGGAGCCTGGTGACCAGCGGCTCGCTGCTGCAAACGGCGGGCACCGGGGCCAACGGCTCCTTCAAAGTCAACCGGCGGCGGTACGTGAAGACCAAGAGCCGCCTGGCGGCCGGCAGGAGACGGGCCGCCTCCCGGGGCCGCTACCAGAGGAAGGCGGCGGccgccaagaggagcaggaggaaaaggagtCCCGCCAGGAAGAGCAAGCCGAGGATTCAGAGGAAGAACGGGAGAGCCGGCGGCGGTCCTGGCCAGAGAAGGGTCAGGATCAAGGGTGGCGGTGGTGTCCGGAAGGCGGTGAGGAGGGGAGTCGGGCGGCCCAGGAGAGCGGCCAAGGAGCTGCCGCCAGCGGACGGTCAACTCCGCAAGCAAGAAGCCCAGCAATACCCAAGTGATGAAACGGCCAAGGCGGATAACCGCGAGGGCGGAATCCGAGCGGAAACAATCTGA
- the LOC137304903 gene encoding histone H2B type 1-A-like, with protein MPTAVSAVSTSSTTAGAKSAVSKKGSKKTAMKMTRKGDKKHRRSRRESYSIYIYKVLKQVHPDTGISSKAMSVINSFVSDIFERIASEASRLVHYSRRHTISSREIQSAVRLLLPGELAKHAVSEGTKAVTKYTSSK; from the coding sequence ATGCCGACGGCTGTTTCGGCTGTTTCCACCAGTAGCACCACAGCCGGTGCCAAGAGCGCCGTTTCGAAGAAGGGCTCGAAGAAAACCGCTATGAAAATGACCAGGAAAGGCGACAAGAAacacaggaggagcaggagggagagttacagcatctacatctacaaagtgcTGAAGCAGGTCCACCCGGACAcgggcatctcctccaaggccatgagtgTCATCAACTCCTTCGTCAGCGACATCTTCGAGCGCATCGCCTCCGAGGCTTCCCGCCTGGTCCATTACAGCAGGCGGCACACCATCTCCTCCAGGGAGATCCAGAGCGCCGTCCGCCTCCTGCTGCCGGGGGAACTGGCCaaacacgccgtgtcggaagggacgaaGGCCGtcaccaagtacaccagctccaagtag
- the LOC137304904 gene encoding histone H1-like yields the protein MTDTLSAKSPRKRTKASHSARRTGTTVSEQIMEAVATTKERRGLSLSALKKILSGGGYDVARNNWRVNQAVRSLVSKGSLMQTAGTGASGSFKVSKTQKDKAIRTEEKPKTESTGTRRRRKGLAKRPAAAKKPKKPKKRGAPKKTKKHGASRKVARGTRKEKITKGRKPVRSGRKGKHTKPRKLAKHPEKAQEADKPPAHEETSVSEKKSKVCSEHDSA from the coding sequence ATGACCGACACTCTGTCTGCCAAAAGCCCCAGGAAGAGGACCAAGGCTTCCCACTCCGCCAGAAGAACCGGCACCACCGTGTCCGAGCAGATCATGGAGGCGGTGGCGACCACCAAGGAGCGCCGCGGGCTCTCGCTGTCGGCTCTCAAGAAGATCCTCTCGGGCGGCGGCTACGACGTGGCCCGAAACAACTGGCGGGTCAACCAGGCGGTCAGGAGCCTGGTGAGTAAAGGCTCACTGATGCAGACCgcgggcacgggcgcctcgggttCCTTCAAAGTCAGCAAGACCCAGAAGGACAAGGCGATCAGGACGGAGGAGAAGCCGAAGACGGAGTCCACCGGCACCAGGAGAAGGAGGAAAGGTTTGGCCAAGAGACCCGCCGCCGCCAAGAAGCCCAAAAAGCCCAAGAAGAGAGGGGCTCCCAAGAAGACCAAGAAACACGGCGCTTCCAGGAAGGTGGCGAGGGGGACTCGCAAGGAGAAAATCACCAAGGGGAGGAAGCCGGTGAGGAGTGGCCGAAAAGGGAAACACACAAAGCCGAGAAAGTTGGCCAAACACccggagaaggcgcaggaggcggacaagCCTCCCGCTCATGAAGAGACCTCCGTCTCTGAGAAAAAAAGTAAAGTTTGCTCGGAACACGACAGTGCCTAA
- the LOC137304980 gene encoding histone H1.2-like, translated as MRLRLSHHVIISHQPKTMPKVRRAAPGVSHAPPKKTRQHRPYRRQRKKELRISQLILQALSARKQRGGLSLASLRKALLANGYDAEKNKARVQLAVKSLVSNGSLVQTKGKGATDSFMLSKRQEQQSKESGAGVKAKKETTASNDEAKNAVKNPKKRRAEKKATPSKAKARRPRK; from the coding sequence ATGCGGCTGCGGCTTTCGCATCATGTGATCATTTCGCATCAGCCGAAAACCATGCCCAAGGTGCGCAGAGCCGCTCCCGGCGTCAGCCACGCCCCGCCGAAGAAGACTCGACAGCACCGACCCTACCGGCGCCAGAGGAAGAAAGAGCTGCGGATCTCCCAGCTCATCCTGCAGGCGCTGTCGGCCCGCAAGCAGCGCGGCGGCCTCTCGCTCGCCTCCCTCAGGAAGGCGCTGCTGGCCAACGGCTACGACGCGGAGAAGAACAAGGCCCGCGTCCAGCTGGCCGTCAAGAGCCTGGTGAGCAACGGCTCGCTGGTGCAGACCAAAGGTAAAGGCGCCACGGACTCCTTCATGCTCAGCAAGAGGCAGGAGCAACAGTCGAAGGAATCCGGGGCCGGGGTCAAGGCCAAGAAGGAAACCACCGCGAGCAACGACGAGGCCAAGAATGCCGTCAAGAATCCGAAGAAAAGACGGGCTGAGAAGAAAGCAACTCCCAGTAAAGCTAAAGCGAGAAGACCTAGGAAGTAA